The region tatcttaataaaaaataacacagtcaaaaattaaaaaaagtatctctaaattttacataagtaCAATTTTTACACTGCACTTTGATTTTAGCACGTAATCATTCTTTCGTTTCGCTTGAAGCAAGATTATGTCGCAGTCCTCGCACGTATAATATTTACCTTAACAGTTTTTCGGAGACTAGTTTTTATACACATATACATACAATTCTTTAGTTTCGAGATAAAAAACGTCCATTCCGCACTCCCAACTTATGAACTTAGGAACTTTTTTATTCGTCCTCTAACACGCGAGCGATCGGGTCACTGCTGTGACGTCACACCTGCACAGTCTTCTCGTTTTGGCTTAAGAAATTGCTGCTGGTCGCACCTTGGAACGACACCTCGGGCGTTTCGGGCGGCGGCATCACCGTCACTATCGGTTCGAACCCTGTAACAACAAAAACAGTCCGAATCAGTCAAAAGTCTCAAACGGGTCAATTAGAGAAATCGGTTCACGCAACGTCacactttttaatattccccCCCGGTGTTGCATGATGTGTATCTCGCTAATTTTCTAAGTAGCAGTCGGTATCGTGATATCGGACTTCCTTTAAGAATCTCATACGCCGTAAAAGCTCGTTAGTCCGTTATACTTTCCTATCATGCGAATGGCAGAAGTTTCTCCGCAGAGATGGCTCGGTTATTTATGTAACTATCTGCAATGTGCCGcatattactaatttatgGCACGGAGAAATGTTGGTATTGGGTAAATATTTCCTTGTTTCTTTGTCTGTGTTATTACCGACCCGGAGAAACTACAGATAGTGTTAAGTGCATGTGTTTTAGATTGTAATTGCAGGGAACGTGAAATATGTTCGGAACATTGAAATTACTAGACGTGTGAGAAAAAATAACGACTTTcgacaaaaacaaacaaaatatataaatactctTTAGGGTTGTTACTTCTCGGAATGTCTACAGAGCATGTAGAgcctttaaaattacttaaaaacaatGAGAGAGCAGAAAAAGAccatttccaaattaaaactCCCATCCcaacattaattaactcaTTATGCATATTTCCCCATAAACAGCTCGTTAAAAGTGGTCGCGTGATTCGATATCTGGTCACGCACAATGCATCATTAACCAAAATTCATGTCCTCGTACCTGTACATCCAGTGAAGTCCTCCACCAGTTTCTGGCTGCGCACGCCGGTAGAACCGGTGATCATGTTCTCCACCAGACCCCTCCTGCTTCTGCGTCTCCAAAGCAGCAGCGCGAGGACCAAGGCGAAGAGGATGATGGCGGCGCAACTGCCGAGCACGAACTCCATCCTGCGGTACTTGTTGCGCGTGTTCTCTCCTCGAACTGCGCTGACCAACACGGACAACAGAGGTGAGTTGAAGTTCACGTCTTCCGGTGCCTCGTCGGAGATCATGTTGAGGTCCTCCTGGCTTTCGGTTGAGACTTTCTGGGCGCGACCCGTGTCCAGGTCCATCATTTCGGATTTAAGGTTTTCGACTCCCGGAATTCTTGACACGAGTTCTACTTGGATGTGATAGATTGTGTCGGGCCACAAGGATAGGGTTACGGATGTGGAGTCGGTGAACAAGTTGCCTTTGAGACCACCGCCGTCGACCTCCCAGGTGACCAAATAGACTCCGCGGTTGGATTTGGGTTCCCAAGCGATCTCGCCAATCACCAGCACTTTCTGGTGGATGAGAGACACTTCTCTTAACACCCAGGGAGCATCAACGTCTGTTGTGGTTGTTTTGCTTGTTGTGGCCTTGATCTCTGTATTAATGGTCTTCTTCCTCTTCTTGTTCTCCCTGTTGCTAGCCTCATCTGGGCTGTAAATGGTGACCAAACCTTGCGGGTCGACAACCAAAACTCTCAACATGGCACCAGGTTGGTCTGAATTGGCGGGCACCCTAGTGGTCAGATCTAAAGTCTGGATGATTTGTCTCCAGGGTCCGGTTTTGGATTTGCGCATGACTACGTAGACTAGAGGGACTTTGGTGTCGATGGAAGAAGGTCTAGGCCATCTGGCCAAGGCTCCTGATACTTTTATAACGCCCTCGCCTTTCGTGTGGATCACAGGTTGTGTTTGCTGCGTGTTGGTTGATGCTTCCGCGTGGAATCTGCACGCCTCTTGGCAACCAGGGAACTGAAaagaataaatacatttttttagtgttttggtcgagtaaatattgattgaagGCATCCGATGAAAAGTGTATTAATAGATTGGATCTGTGTGTGTGTTTCATAAGACtcgaatcataaaaataacattaaagcACAATGTTGTTTTCCTTA is a window of Aethina tumida isolate Nest 87 chromosome 7, icAetTumi1.1, whole genome shotgun sequence DNA encoding:
- the LOC109598122 gene encoding uncharacterized protein LOC109598122 — protein: MAKLNFMLVFLAVSACKGIFIGGEQDVGSPLRVAQCRATCLERFSNDGPNGESMCLQGPDCFMCWENCELLQSNFQVWGAMCEEKEICFPGCQEACRFHAEASTNTQQTQPVIHTKGEGVIKVSGALARWPRPSSIDTKVPLVYVVMRKSKTGPWRQIIQTLDLTTRVPANSDQPGAMLRVLVVDPQGLVTIYSPDEASNRENKKRKKTINTEIKATTSKTTTTDVDAPWVLREVSLIHQKVLVIGEIAWEPKSNRGVYLVTWEVDGGGLKGNLFTDSTSVTLSLWPDTIYHIQVELVSRIPGVENLKSEMMDLDTGRAQKVSTESQEDLNMISDEAPEDVNFNSPLLSVLVSAVRGENTRNKYRRMEFVLGSCAAIILFALVLALLLWRRRSRRGLVENMITGSTGVRSQKLVEDFTGCTGFEPIVTVMPPPETPEVSFQGATSSNFLSQNEKTVQV